The Microbacterium limosum sequence CTCGATTCGAGAAATCGGCGGGGGTCCGGTAAAGTCTTGGAGGTTGCGGGGCTATAGCTCAGGCGGTTAGAGCGCTTCACTGATAATGAAGAGGTCCCAGGTTCAAGTCCTGGTAGCCCCACTCCTCACCCGCACGGGGCCTTAGCTCAGTTGGTAGAGCGCCTGCTTTGCAAGCAGGATGTCAGGAGTTCGAATCTCCTAGGCTCCACCACTGCCTGGTCGGCCCCGGCGAGGCCATCCGCTCGGTCCCTCGGCAGGCCCCGGCTCGGTAGGGTGGGCGGATGGACATGCGGGTCGCGGCATACGCCGTCATCGTCGAGGACGACCGCATCCTGCTCGCGCGGTGGACGGAAGGACTCCGTCCCGCGTGGACCCTGCCGGGCGGCGGCCTCGATCCGGGTGAGGATCCCGCTGCCGCCGCGCGACGCGAGGTTCGGGAGGAGACCGGCCTCGACGCCGTCATCGGCGAGCTGCTCGGCATCCACTCCCGCGTCATCCCCGCCGCCAAGCGGGTGACGGCCGGGGCGGCGGCCCCGCTCCACACGCTGCGCATCGTCTACCGCGCGAGCGTGCGGGGCGGAACCTTGCGCAACGAGGTCGGCGGTTCGACCGATCGCGCGGAGTGGGTGCGCCTCGACGAGCTGGACCGACGCCAGCGCGTGAGCCTCGTCGGCATCGGCCTGAAGATGGCCGGCCTG is a genomic window containing:
- a CDS encoding NUDIX hydrolase, which translates into the protein MDMRVAAYAVIVEDDRILLARWTEGLRPAWTLPGGGLDPGEDPAAAARREVREETGLDAVIGELLGIHSRVIPAAKRVTAGAAAPLHTLRIVYRASVRGGTLRNEVGGSTDRAEWVRLDELDRRQRVSLVGIGLKMAGLR